Proteins found in one Oncorhynchus mykiss isolate Arlee chromosome 3, USDA_OmykA_1.1, whole genome shotgun sequence genomic segment:
- the LOC110504522 gene encoding gap junction alpha-8 protein-like: MGDWSFLGNILEEVNEHSTVIGRVWLTVLFIFRILILGTAAEFVWGDEQSDYVCNTQQPGCENVCYDEAFPISHIRLWVLQIIFVSTPSLVYVGHAVHHVHMEEKRKEREEVELSRQQALSEERLPLAPDQGSVRTTKETSTKGSKKFRLEGTLLRTYICHIIFKTLFEVGFVVGQYFLYGFRILPLYKCSRWPCPNTVDCFVSRPTEKTVFIIFMLAVACVSLFLNFVEISHLSLKKIRFVFCKPAPGPAQGECPSSLPTPGGVLKSLPPLAVPSFQRAKGYRLLEEETHHYPLAEACMEAGRLIPLAPPFQCKEEKAEELGHMEDISKVYDGTLPSYAQTTEIGEDTLPLHQEEEEQQQQEEEVEDEEEEVVEEDVVDGVVEDVVDGVTEEDVVDGVAEEDVVDGVVEDVVDGVVEDVVDGGVERKKEAEECEEEEDVVEEVVEKVGEVVEEEVVDGDEGPSTKVGMEVMDTIEDTRPLSRLSKASSRARSDDLTV, from the coding sequence ATGGGGGACTGGAGCTTTCTGGGTAATATTTTAGAGGAAGTGAATGAGCACTCAACGGTGATCGGCCGGGTGTGGCTCACGGTCCTCTTCATCTTCCGCATTCTCATCCTGGGTACGGCGGCAGAGTTTGTGTGGGGTGACGAGCAGTCGGACTACGTCTGTAACACGCAGCAGCCCGGTTGTGAGAATGTGTGTTATGACGAGGCCTTCCCCATCTCCCACATTCGCCTGTGGGTTTTGCAGATCATCTTCGTGTCCACGCCATCTCTGGTGTACGTAGGCCATGCCGTGCACCACGTCCACATGGAGGAGAAACGCAAAGAGCGTGAGGAGGTTGAGCTGAGTCGCCAGCAGGCGCTGAGTGAGGAGCGGCTGCCTCTAGCACCCGACCAGGGCAGTGTGCGCACCACCAAGGAGACCAGCACCAAGGGCAGCAAGAAGTTCAGGCTGGAAGGCACCCTGCTGAGGACATACATCTGCCACATAATCTTCAAGACACTGTTTGAGGTGGGCTTCGTGGTGGGCCAGTACTTCCTGTACGGCTTCCGCATCCTGCCGCTGTACAAGTGCAGCCGCTGGCCCTGCCCCAACACCGTGGACTGCTTCGTGTCGCGCCCCACAGAGAAGACTGTCTTCATCATATTCATGCTGGCCGTGGCCTGCGTCTCCCTCTTCCTCAACTTCGTGGAGATTAGTCACCTGAGCCTGAAGAAGATACGCTTTGTCTTCTGCAAGCCAGCCCCGGGACCAGCCCAGGGTGAGTGCCCGAGCTCCCTGCCCACTCCAGGGGGGGTCCTCAAGAGCCTGCCCCCCCTGGCCGTGCCTTCCTTCCAGAGGGCAAAAGGCTACAGGCTGCTGGAGGAGGAGACCCACCACTATCCCCTGGCGGAGGCATGCATGGAGGCAGGGAGGCTAATCCCTCTGGCCCCGCCCTTTCAGTGCAAGGAGGAGAAAGCGGAGGAACTGGGGCACATGGAGGACATTTCAAAGGTGTACGATGGGACCTTGCCTTCCTACGCCCAGACCACAGAGATAGGGGAggacacactaccactacaccaagaggaggaggagcagcagcagcaggaggaggaggtggaggatgaagaggaggaggtggtggaggaggatgtggtggatggggtggtggaGGATGTGGTGGATGGAGTGACGGAAGAGGATGTGGTGGATGGAGTGGCGGAAGAGGATGtggtggatggggtggtggaggatgtggtggatggagtggtagaggatgtGGTAGATGGGGGGGTGGAAAGGAAGAAAGAGGCAGAggagtgtgaggaggaggaggatgtagtgGAGGAAGTTGTTGAGAAGGtgggggaggtggtggaggaggaagtggTGGACGGGGACGAGGGACCTTCAACCAAGGTGGGGATGGAGGTGATGGATACGATAGAGGACACAAGACCACTGAGCAGATTGAGCAAAGCCAGCAGCAGGGCCAGGTCAGACGATCTCACCGTATGA